GGTATCCCCGCCGACGAGTGTGAGCGCTTCCGAGAGCTCCTGGAGCTGAAGTGCCAGGTGAGGAGCGCGGGGGGCCCCCAGGAGCTGTATTGCCAGAGTGCAGGGGCTAGAGGTGCCGAAGAAGGGGTGGACAAGGAGCTGGAGCTGCTGAATGAGGAGCTGCGCAGCATTGAGCTGGAGTGCCTCAACATCGTCCGGGCCCACAAGATGCAGCAGCTGAGGGAGCAGTACCGCGAGTCCTGGATGCTGCACAACAGCGGCTTCCACAACTACAACACCAGCATCGACGCGCGCCGCCATGAGCTCTCCGACATCACAGAGCTGCCCGAGAAGTCAGACAAGGACAGCTCCAGCGCCTACAACACCGGTGAGAGCTGCCGCAGCACCCCCCTCACCCTAGAGCTGTCCCCAGACAACTCCCTCCGCAGGGGGGCAGAGAACCAGGGCGAGTCTGGGGCCTCCAGCAGCGCAGGGCCCAACAGCAGGATCCTCAagcctctgctgtctcctgtccaGGAGGCCGGTGGCCCCAGCAGAATCAGGCCCTCCTCCTCTAAGGAGTCTGAGTGTGGCCTGCAGGCGGAGGGGAAGGAGCGTAAGCTGGGAGAGTCTACTCACAAGCTGGCCCAGCCCCGCTCCCTGTACAAACACGCCCACATCCCAGCCCACGCCCAGCACTACCAAAGCTACATGCAGCTGATCCAGCAGAAGTCTGCCGTGGAGTACGCCCAGAGCCAGATGAGCCTGGTCAGTCTGGTCAGCCGCGGTGACCCCGTGAACCCCGAAGACATGCTGGATCCCAAGATGGAGTGGAAGGTGAAGATCCGCAGCGACGGCACGCGCTACATCACCAAGAGGCCCGTCAGGGACAAGCTGCTGAAGGAGCGCGCCCTGCGTATCCACGAGGAGCGCAGCGGCATGACCACAGACGACGACGCCATCAGCGAGCTGAAGATGGGGCGGTACTGGAGCAAGGGGGAGAGGAAGCAGCACGCGGTGCGCGCCAAGGAGCAGAGGCAGCGGCGCGAGTTCATGAAGCAGAGCCGCGCCGACTGCCTGAAGGAACAGGCCAGCCTGGACGATGACAAGAAGGAGCCCAACATCATTGAACTGAGCCACAAAAAGATGATGAAAAAGAGGAACAAGAAAATCTTTGACAATTGGATGACTATCCAGGAACTTTTGACCCACGGTGCTAAGTCGCCTGACGGCACGCGAGTGTACAACTCCCTCCTGTCCGTCACCACAGTGTAGTAGGCAGACAAGACAGGCCTgtggtgtaatgtactgtaaataaTAGGACACTGTGGATTGGGGTACAGTTTCCTGCCTCGTTCAATGTGGCAACATTTTGTTAAAATGAAACAGGAAAAGCCTTTTCTAAATTAACTTTTGACCCCTGCAGGCGGTTGGGAGATGCTCCACAGAGTGTTCCATGGATCGACTTTGAAGATGATTGACATGATAAGGATGATTATCAGACTGTTTTCAAATGCTTTCCGTAACTTTTCTACCTTTGTGCTTGctcttggggcagcaggtagcctagtggttaagagcgttgggccagtaacctaaaggttgctggtttgaatcccagagccaactaggtgaaaaatctgccgacaTGCCCtggagcaag
This is a stretch of genomic DNA from Oncorhynchus mykiss isolate Arlee chromosome 7, USDA_OmykA_1.1, whole genome shotgun sequence. It encodes these proteins:
- the pdzrn3b gene encoding E3 ubiquitin-protein ligase PDZRN3-B isoform X3; translated protein: MEVNGKDLSKATHDQAVEAFRTAKEPIMVQVLRRAPRPKPSSPASDTQVVDISTQTDITFQHIMALTKLPAAAPTVAVLEQYLMPEEHSPGHEYFDPNDFLEGMQQEMEREELEYEEVDLYRANIQDKLGLTVCYRTDDEDETGIYVSEIDPNSIAAKDGRIREGDRIIQINGIEIQNREDAVALLTSEENQNVCLLVARPEIQLDEGWMDDDRNDFLDDLHMDMLEQQHHQAMQFTASMLQQKKREEDGGTTDTATLLSNHHEKDSGVGRTDESTRNDESSEQENLGDDQTAASNTLGSCSRRKLAYSQDTLGSIDLPFSGESFISADYDHADFLGIPADECERFRELLELKCQVRSAGGPQELYCQSAGARGAEEGVDKELELLNEELRSIELECLNIVRAHKMQQLREQYRESWMLHNSGFHNYNTSIDARRHELSDITELPEKSDKDSSSAYNTGESCRSTPLTLELSPDNSLRRGAENQGESGASSSAGPNSRILKPLLSPVQEAGGPSRIRPSSSKESECGLQAEGKERKLGESTHKLAQPRSLYKHAHIPAHAQHYQSYMQLIQQKSAVEYAQSQMSLVSLVSRGDPVNPEDMLDPKMEWKVKIRSDGTRYITKRPVRDKLLKERALRIHEERSGMTTDDDAISELKMGRYWSKGERKQHAVRAKEQRQRREFMKQSRADCLKEQASLDDDKKEPNIIELSHKKMMKKRNKKIFDNWMTIQELLTHGAKSPDGTRVYNSLLSVTTV
- the pdzrn3b gene encoding E3 ubiquitin-protein ligase PDZRN3-B isoform X4, producing the protein MLVNGKDLSKATHDQAVEAFRTAKEPIMVQVLRRAPRPKPSSPASDTQVVDISTQTDITFQHIMALTKLPAAAPTVAVLEQYLMPEEHSPGHEYFDPNDFLEGMQQEMEREELEYEEVDLYRANIQDKLGLTVCYRTDDEDETGIYVSEIDPNSIAAKDGRIREGDRIIQINGIEIQNREDAVALLTSEENQNVCLLVARPEIQLDEGWMDDDRNDFLDDLHMDMLEQQHHQAMQFTASMLQQKKREEDGGTTDTATLLSNHHEKDSGVGRTDESTRNDESSEQENLGDDQTAASNTLGSCSRRKLAYSQDTLGSIDLPFSGESFISADYDHADFLGIPADECERFRELLELKCQVRSAGGPQELYCQSAGARGAEEGVDKELELLNEELRSIELECLNIVRAHKMQQLREQYRESWMLHNSGFHNYNTSIDARRHELSDITELPEKSDKDSSSAYNTGESCRSTPLTLELSPDNSLRRGAENQGESGASSSAGPNSRILKPLLSPVQEAGGPSRIRPSSSKESECGLQAEGKERKLGESTHKLAQPRSLYKHAHIPAHAQHYQSYMQLIQQKSAVEYAQSQMSLVSLVSRGDPVNPEDMLDPKMEWKVKIRSDGTRYITKRPVRDKLLKERALRIHEERSGMTTDDDAISELKMGRYWSKGERKQHAVRAKEQRQRREFMKQSRADCLKEQASLDDDKKEPNIIELSHKKMMKKRNKKIFDNWMTIQELLTHGAKSPDGTRVYNSLLSVTTV
- the pdzrn3b gene encoding E3 ubiquitin-protein ligase PDZRN3-B isoform X2; the protein is MGCSLCTLQKPEEQYKLLYEVCQVNGKDLSKATHDQAVEAFRTAKEPIMVQVLRRAPRPKPSSPASDTQVVDISTQTDITFQHIMALTKLPAAAPTVAVLEQYLMPEEHSPGHEYFDPNDFLEGMQQEMEREELEYEEVDLYRANIQDKLGLTVCYRTDDEDETGIYVSEIDPNSIAAKDGRIREGDRIIQINGIEIQNREDAVALLTSEENQNVCLLVARPEIQLDEGWMDDDRNDFLDDLHMDMLEQQHHQAMQFTASMLQQKKREEDGGTTDTATLLSNHHEKDSGVGRTDESTRNDESSEQENLGDDQTAASNTLGSCSRRKLAYSQDTLGSIDLPFSGESFISADYDHADFLGIPADECERFRELLELKCQVRSAGGPQELYCQSAGARGAEEGVDKELELLNEELRSIELECLNIVRAHKMQQLREQYRESWMLHNSGFHNYNTSIDARRHELSDITELPEKSDKDSSSAYNTGESCRSTPLTLELSPDNSLRRGAENQGESGASSSAGPNSRILKPLLSPVQEAGGPSRIRPSSSKESECGLQAEGKERKLGESTHKLAQPRSLYKHAHIPAHAQHYQSYMQLIQQKSAVEYAQSQMSLVSLVSRGDPVNPEDMLDPKMEWKVKIRSDGTRYITKRPVRDKLLKERALRIHEERSGMTTDDDAISELKMGRYWSKGERKQHAVRAKEQRQRREFMKQSRADCLKEQASLDDDKKEPNIIELSHKKMMKKRNKKIFDNWMTIQELLTHGAKSPDGTRVYNSLLSVTTV